A single genomic interval of Macaca nemestrina isolate mMacNem1 chromosome 14, mMacNem.hap1, whole genome shotgun sequence harbors:
- the LOC139358236 gene encoding bile salt-activated lipase-like yields MIAYWTNFAKTGDPNIGHSAVPTHWEPYTSENGSYLEITKKMDGSSLKRGLRTNFLRYWTLTYVALPTVTDQEATPVPATGDSESAPVPAMGDSQDAPVPLTSDSEAAPCPPQVTPRELRCLQSLASSIPRALVSRGRKGGTPEAPLPSLALPE; encoded by the exons ATGATCGCCTACTGGACCAACTTTGCCAAAACAGG GGACCCCAACATTGGCCACTCGGCTGTGCCCACACACTGGGAACCCTACACCTCGGAAAACGGCAGCTACCTGGAGATCACCAAGAAGATGGATGGCAGCTCCCTGAAGCGGGGCCTGAGAACCAACTTCCTGCGCTACTGGACCCTCACCTATGTGGCGCTGCCCACGGTGACCGACCAGGAGGCCACCCCTGTGCCCGCCACAGGTGACTCTGAGTCTGCCCCCGTGCCTGCAATGGGTGACTCTCAGGATGCCCCCGTGCCCCTCACAAGTGACTCTGAGGCCGCCCCGTGCCCCCCACAGGTGACTCCAAGGGAGCTCAGATGCCTGCAGTCATTGGCTTCTAGCATCCCACGAGCCTTGGTCTCAAGAGGCCGCAAGGGTGGGACCCCAGAGGCTCCCCTCCCGTCTTTAGCTCTTCCTGAATAA
- the LOC105464073 gene encoding bile salt-activated lipase isoform X2 → MIWIYGGAFLMGSGHGANFLSNYLYDGEEIATRGNVIVVTFNYRVGPLGFLSTGDANLPGNYGLRDQHMAIAWVKRNIVAFGGDPNNITLFGESAGGASVSLQTLSPYNKGLIRRAISQSGVALSPWVIQKNPLFWAKKVAEKVGCPVDDTARMAKCLKVTDPQALTLAYKMPLAGMEYPMLYYLGFIPVIDGDFIPDDPINLYANAADIDYLAGINNMDGHLFASIDMPAINKNNKEVTEEDFYKLVSGLTMTKGLRGAKTTFDVYTESWAQDPSQENKKKTVVDFETDILFLVPTEIALAQHRANAKSARTYSYLFSHPSRMPTYPKWMGADHADDIQYVFGKPFATPSGYRPQDRTVSKAVIAYWTNFAKTGDPNMGHSAVPTHWEPYTSENGSYLEITKKMDGSSLKRGLRTNFLRYWTLTYVALPTVTDQEATPVPPTGDSEATPVPPTGDSEATPVPPTGDSEATPVPPTGDSEATPVPPTGDSEATPVPPTGDSEATPVPPTGDSEATPVPPTGDSEATPVPPTGDSEATPVPPTGDSEATPVPPTGDSEATPVPPTGDSEATPVPPTGDSEATPVPPTGDSEATPVPPTGDSEATPVPPLGDSEATPVPPAGDSEATPVPPTGDSEATPIHPTGDSEAAPVPPTDDSKGAQMPVVISF, encoded by the exons ATGATCTGGATCTATGGAGGCGCCTTCCTCATGGGGTCCGGCCACGGGGCCAACTTCCTCAGCAACTACTTGTATGACGGCGAGGAGATTGCCACACGCGGAAACGTCATCGTGGTCACCTTCAACTACCGTGTCGGCCCCCTTGGGTTCCTCAGCACTGGGGACGCCAACCTGCCAG GTAACTATGGCCTTCGGGATCAGCACATGGCCATTGCTTGGGTGAAGAGGAATATCGTGGCCTTCGGGGGGGACCCCAACAACATCACACTCTTTGGGGAGTCTGCTGGAGGTGCCAGTGTCTCTCTGCAG ACCCTCTCCCCCTACAACAAGGGCCTCATCCGGCGAGCCATCAGCCAGAGCGGCGTGGCCCTGAGCCCCTGGGTCATCCAGAAAAACCCACTCTTCTGGGCCAAAAAG gtggcTGAGAAGGTGGGTTGCCCTGTGGACGATACCGCCAGGATGGCCAAGTGTCTGAAGGTTACTGACCCCCAAGCCCTGACACTGGCCTATAAGATGCCGCTGGCAGGCATGGAGT ACCCCATGCTGTACTATCTGGGCTTCATCCCTGTCATTGATGGAGACTTCATCCCCGATGACCCCATCAACCTGTACGCCAATGCCGCCGACATCGACTATCTAGCAGGCATCAACAACATGGATGGCCACTTGTTTGCCAGCATCGACATGCCTGCCATCAACAAGAACAACAAGGAAGTCACGGA GGAGGACTTCTACAAGCTGGTCAGTGGGCTCACAATGACCAAGGGGCTCAGAGGTGCCAAGACTACCTTTGATGTCTACACTGAGTCCTGGGCCCAGGACCCATCCCAGGAGAACAAGAAGAAGACTGTGGTGGACTTTGAGACCGATATCCTCTTCCTGGTGCCCACCGAGATTGCCCTGGCCCAGCACAGAGCCAACGCCAA GAGTGCCAGGACCTACAGCTACCTGTTTTCCCATCCCTCTCGGATGCCCACCTACCCCAAATGGATGGGGGCAGACCATGCAGATGACATCCAGTACGTTTTCGGGAAGCCCTTCGCCACCCCCAGCGGCTACCGGCCCCAAGACAGGACAGTCTCCAAGGCCGTGATCGCCTACTGGACCAACTTTGCCAAAACAGG GGACCCCAACATGGGCCACTCGGCTGTGCCCACACACTGGGAACCCTACACCTCGGAAAACGGCAGCTACCTGGAGATCACCAAGAAGATGGATGGCAGCTCCCTGAAGCGGGGCCTGAGAACCAACTTCCTGCGCTACTGGACCCTCACCTATGTGGCGCTGCCCACAGTGACCGACCAGGAGGCCACCCCCGTGCCCCCCACAGGTGACTCCGAGGCCACCCCCGTGCCCCCCACAGGTGACTCCGAGGCTACCCCCGTGCCCCCCACAGGTGACTCCGAGGCCACTCCCGTGCCCCCCACAGGTGACTCCGAGGCCACTCCCGTGCCGCCCACAGGTGACTCCGAGGCCACCCCCGTGCCCCCCACAGGTGACTCCGAGGCCACTCCCGTGCCGCCCACAGGTGACTCCGAGGCCACCCCCGTGCCCCCCACAGGTGACTCCGAGGCCACCCCCGTGCCCCCCACAGGTGACTCCGAGGCCACCCCCGTGCCCCCCACAGGTGACTCCGAGGCCACTCCCGTGCCGCCCACAGGTGACTCCGAGGCCACCCCCGTGCCCCCCACAGGTGACTCCGAGGCCACCCCCGTGCCCCCCACAGGTGACTCCGAGGCCACTCCTGTGCCGCCCACAGGTGACTCCGAGGCCACCCCCGTGCCCCCCACAGGTGACTCCGAGGCCACTCCTGTGCCACCCTTAGGTGACTCCGAGGCCACCCCCGTGCCCCCTGCAGGTGACTCCGAGGCCACTCCTGTGCCGCCCACAGGTGACTCCGAGGCCACCCCCATACACCCAACTGGTGACTCTGAGGCCGCCCCTGTACCCCCCACAGATGACTCCAAGGGAGCTCAGATGCCTGTAGTCATTAGTTTCTAG
- the LOC105464073 gene encoding bile salt-activated lipase isoform X1: MGRLQLVVLGLACCWAVASASKLGPVYTEGGFVEGVNKKLGLLGDSVDIFKGIPFAAPTKALENPQPHPGWQGTLKAKSFKKRCLQATITQDSTYGDEDCLYLNIWVPQDRKQVSRDLPVMIWIYGGAFLMGSGHGANFLSNYLYDGEEIATRGNVIVVTFNYRVGPLGFLSTGDANLPGNYGLRDQHMAIAWVKRNIVAFGGDPNNITLFGESAGGASVSLQTLSPYNKGLIRRAISQSGVALSPWVIQKNPLFWAKKVAEKVGCPVDDTARMAKCLKVTDPQALTLAYKMPLAGMEYPMLYYLGFIPVIDGDFIPDDPINLYANAADIDYLAGINNMDGHLFASIDMPAINKNNKEVTEEDFYKLVSGLTMTKGLRGAKTTFDVYTESWAQDPSQENKKKTVVDFETDILFLVPTEIALAQHRANAKSARTYSYLFSHPSRMPTYPKWMGADHADDIQYVFGKPFATPSGYRPQDRTVSKAVIAYWTNFAKTGDPNMGHSAVPTHWEPYTSENGSYLEITKKMDGSSLKRGLRTNFLRYWTLTYVALPTVTDQEATPVPPTGDSEATPVPPTGDSEATPVPPTGDSEATPVPPTGDSEATPVPPTGDSEATPVPPTGDSEATPVPPTGDSEATPVPPTGDSEATPVPPTGDSEATPVPPTGDSEATPVPPTGDSEATPVPPTGDSEATPVPPTGDSEATPVPPTGDSEATPVPPTGDSEATPVPPLGDSEATPVPPAGDSEATPVPPTGDSEATPIHPTGDSEAAPVPPTDDSKGAQMPVVISF; the protein is encoded by the exons ATGGGGCGCCTGCAACTGGTTGTCTTGGGCCTCGCCTGCTGCTGGGCAGTGGCCAGTGCCTCGAAG CTGGGCCCCGTGTACACGGAAGGTGGGTTCGTGGAAGGCGTCAATAAgaagctcggcctcctgggcgACTCTGTGGACATCTTCAAGGGCATCCCCTTCGCGGCTCCCACCAAGGCCCTGGAGAACCCCCAGCCACACCCCGGCTGGCAAG GGACCCTGAAGGCCAAGTCCTTCAAGAAGAGATGCCTGCAGGCCACCATCACCCAGGACAGCACCTACGGGGATGAAGACTGCCTGTACCTCAACATCTGGGTGCCCCAGGACAGGAAGCAAG TCTCCCGGGACCTGCCCGTTATGATCTGGATCTATGGAGGCGCCTTCCTCATGGGGTCCGGCCACGGGGCCAACTTCCTCAGCAACTACTTGTATGACGGCGAGGAGATTGCCACACGCGGAAACGTCATCGTGGTCACCTTCAACTACCGTGTCGGCCCCCTTGGGTTCCTCAGCACTGGGGACGCCAACCTGCCAG GTAACTATGGCCTTCGGGATCAGCACATGGCCATTGCTTGGGTGAAGAGGAATATCGTGGCCTTCGGGGGGGACCCCAACAACATCACACTCTTTGGGGAGTCTGCTGGAGGTGCCAGTGTCTCTCTGCAG ACCCTCTCCCCCTACAACAAGGGCCTCATCCGGCGAGCCATCAGCCAGAGCGGCGTGGCCCTGAGCCCCTGGGTCATCCAGAAAAACCCACTCTTCTGGGCCAAAAAG gtggcTGAGAAGGTGGGTTGCCCTGTGGACGATACCGCCAGGATGGCCAAGTGTCTGAAGGTTACTGACCCCCAAGCCCTGACACTGGCCTATAAGATGCCGCTGGCAGGCATGGAGT ACCCCATGCTGTACTATCTGGGCTTCATCCCTGTCATTGATGGAGACTTCATCCCCGATGACCCCATCAACCTGTACGCCAATGCCGCCGACATCGACTATCTAGCAGGCATCAACAACATGGATGGCCACTTGTTTGCCAGCATCGACATGCCTGCCATCAACAAGAACAACAAGGAAGTCACGGA GGAGGACTTCTACAAGCTGGTCAGTGGGCTCACAATGACCAAGGGGCTCAGAGGTGCCAAGACTACCTTTGATGTCTACACTGAGTCCTGGGCCCAGGACCCATCCCAGGAGAACAAGAAGAAGACTGTGGTGGACTTTGAGACCGATATCCTCTTCCTGGTGCCCACCGAGATTGCCCTGGCCCAGCACAGAGCCAACGCCAA GAGTGCCAGGACCTACAGCTACCTGTTTTCCCATCCCTCTCGGATGCCCACCTACCCCAAATGGATGGGGGCAGACCATGCAGATGACATCCAGTACGTTTTCGGGAAGCCCTTCGCCACCCCCAGCGGCTACCGGCCCCAAGACAGGACAGTCTCCAAGGCCGTGATCGCCTACTGGACCAACTTTGCCAAAACAGG GGACCCCAACATGGGCCACTCGGCTGTGCCCACACACTGGGAACCCTACACCTCGGAAAACGGCAGCTACCTGGAGATCACCAAGAAGATGGATGGCAGCTCCCTGAAGCGGGGCCTGAGAACCAACTTCCTGCGCTACTGGACCCTCACCTATGTGGCGCTGCCCACAGTGACCGACCAGGAGGCCACCCCCGTGCCCCCCACAGGTGACTCCGAGGCCACCCCCGTGCCCCCCACAGGTGACTCCGAGGCTACCCCCGTGCCCCCCACAGGTGACTCCGAGGCCACTCCCGTGCCCCCCACAGGTGACTCCGAGGCCACTCCCGTGCCGCCCACAGGTGACTCCGAGGCCACCCCCGTGCCCCCCACAGGTGACTCCGAGGCCACTCCCGTGCCGCCCACAGGTGACTCCGAGGCCACCCCCGTGCCCCCCACAGGTGACTCCGAGGCCACCCCCGTGCCCCCCACAGGTGACTCCGAGGCCACCCCCGTGCCCCCCACAGGTGACTCCGAGGCCACTCCCGTGCCGCCCACAGGTGACTCCGAGGCCACCCCCGTGCCCCCCACAGGTGACTCCGAGGCCACCCCCGTGCCCCCCACAGGTGACTCCGAGGCCACTCCTGTGCCGCCCACAGGTGACTCCGAGGCCACCCCCGTGCCCCCCACAGGTGACTCCGAGGCCACTCCTGTGCCACCCTTAGGTGACTCCGAGGCCACCCCCGTGCCCCCTGCAGGTGACTCCGAGGCCACTCCTGTGCCGCCCACAGGTGACTCCGAGGCCACCCCCATACACCCAACTGGTGACTCTGAGGCCGCCCCTGTACCCCCCACAGATGACTCCAAGGGAGCTCAGATGCCTGTAGTCATTAGTTTCTAG